Sequence from the Pseudomonas sp. 7SR1 genome:
CCAGGAAACCGGCAAGGTGAAGGCGATCGCCGGCGCGACGTTGCTGCTGGGGGCGATCATCGGGCTGGTGGCGGCGGTGCTTGGCAGCGTCTTCGCCCGCGATGCCTTGCACGGCCTGGGGACACCGGCGGATGTGCTGGACGATGCCGTGTCCTATGCCCGGGTCATGATGTGGATCCTGCCGATACTGCTGGTGTTCGTGCTGTTCACCCAGCTGTTGCGCGGGGTGAGCGATACGCTGTCGCCCCTGTTGGCCCTGCTGGTATCCACGGGTGTCGGCCTGGTGCTGACACCTGCGCTGATCCGCGGGTGGCTGGGGCTGCCGCAGATGGGAATCCAGAGCGCGGCCATGGCGGGCCTGGTGGGCACGACGGCGGCCATGGCAATGCTGGCCTGGCGCCTGACCCGTCGGCAGAACGTCCTGGCACCCGACCGGGCCCTGTTCGCGGCGATGCGCCTGGACAGGGCCATCCTCGCCAAGGTGTTGCGCATCGGCTTGCCCACCGGGTTACAGATGGTGGTGATCTCGTTGTCCGAGCTGGTGATCCTGGCGCTGGTCAATCGCCACGGGTCCGAGGCCACGGCGGCTTATGGCGCGGTGACGCAGATCGTCAATTACGTGCAGTTTCCGGCATTGTCGATTGCCATCACGGCTTCGATCCTCGGTGCCCAGGCCATTGGCGCCGGACGCCTGGAGCGCCTGGGGCCGATCCTGCGCACGGGTCTGATCATCAACCTCTGGCTGACCGGGGGACTGGTGCTGCTTGGCTACCTGCTGTCTCACTGGCTGCTGGGGCTGTTCATCACCGACCCGACGGCGCGGGTCCAGGCCGAACACCTGTTGCATATCATGCTTTGGAGCCTGCTGGTGTTCGGCTTCCAGGCGATCGTCGGCGGCATCATGCGCGCCGGCGGCACGGTGCTGCTGCCGGTGACGATTTCCATCTTCTGCATCGTGGGTGTGCAGGTGCCGGCGGCTTATCTGCTGGACGCATACTTCGGCCTGCAAGGGGTGTGGATGGCGTTTCCCGTGGCTTACCTGAGCATGCTGTTGTTGCAGACGCTGTATTACAAGCTGGTCTGGCTGCATCAGCCGATTGAGCGGTTGGTGTAATCAACCCGCCACCGGATCCCACAAGGGTTCGGTGCCTGGCGATGTTACAGTGGCCGTTACCCGTACCCGACACTCGACACCGAGGATTCGATGCCTGCCAGTCTTCCCTCCCGCGTTGCCTACCGCGCCTTCCTGTTCGACATGGATGGCACACTGCTCAATTCCATCGCCGCCGCCGAGCGGATCTGGACGCGCTGGGCCATGCGCCATGGCGTGGACGTGACCACGTTCCTGCCCACCATCCATGGCGTGCGCGCGGTCGATACCATTGCCCGCCAGCATTTACCGGGCGTGGATGCCGAGGCCGAGGCCGAGCAGATTACCCGGGAAGAAATCGACGATGTGGAAGGGGTGGTGCAAGTGCCCGGCGCGACGGCGTTCCTTCAGAGCCTGCCGCCAGATCGGTGGGCCATCGTCACCTCGGCGCCCATGGCCCTGGCCTTGCGCCGAATGGCGGCGGCTGGCATCCCGCGTCCTGACGTGATGGTCACCGCCGAGGACGTGAGCGATGGCAAGCCCAACCCTGCCTGCTATCGCCTGGCGGCCGAACGCCTGCAGGTGACGCCTCGGGAGTGCCTGGTGTTCGAAGACGCCGAAGCCGGTATCCGGGCAGGCGACGCCGCCGGGGCTGATGTGATGGTGGTGACGGCAACGCACACGCACCCCGTGGTCACCCTTCATCCGCAGATCAAGGATTACCTCGGGCTAGGCATTGAGGTGGATGAGGCCGGCCTGATGCGACTGCCTTCGATTCTGTGACCGCAGCAGCACTTCTGTGGGAGCGAGCTTGCTCGCGATGGCGGTGGTTCAGCCTGCATCGATGCCGAATGTACCGACGCCTTCGCGAGCCGGCTCGCTCCCACATTGGATCTGTGGTCCTCAGAGAACTCAGGTCACCACGCGGTAGCAGGGCACGTATTGCGCTCCGCCTGGCAGCTTCATCCGATGCTGGGCGACGAATGCCTTGAGCAGGCGGTCGAGGGGTTCCATGATGGCGGCGTCGCCGTGGATTTCGTAGGGCCCGTGTTCTTCGATCAGGCGAATGCCCTTGTCCTTGACGTTGCCGGCCACGATTCCCGAAAACGCGCGGCGTAGGTTGGCGGCCAGTTCATGCGCAGGCAGGTCGCGGCGCAGGCCCAGGCTGGCCATGTTGGCGTGGGTCGGATCGAAGGGGCGCTGGAAGCCTTCGTCGATCTTCAGCAGCCAGTTGAAATGAAAGGCGTCGTTGCGCTCGCGACGGAACTGCTTCACGGCCTTGAGGCCCTGGGTCATCTGCCGGGCCACTTCGGCCGGGTCGTCGATGATGATCTGGTAGTGTTTCTGCGCCGCTTCGCCCAGGGTCGCGCCGACGAATGCATGCAGTTGGTCCAGGTAGGGCGCGGCGCTTTTCGGTCCGGTGAGGACTACCGGGAAGGGCAGGTCCTGGTTGGCCGGATGCATCAGGATGCCCAGCAGGTACAGGAACTCTTCCGCGGTACCGGCGCCGCCCGGGAAGATGATGATGCCGTGGCCCACACGTACGAAGGCTTCCAGGCGTTTCTCGATGTCCGGCAGGATCACCAGCTCATTGACGATCGGGTTCGGCGCCTCGGCGGCGATGATGCCCGGCTCCGTCAGGCCCAGGTAGCGGCCGCCGTGGATGCGCTGCTTGGCATGGGCGATGGTGGCGCCCTTCATCGGACCCTTCATCACACCCGGGCCGCAGCCGGTGCAGATGTCCAGGCTGCGCAGGCCCAGCTCGTGGCCGACCTTCTTGGTGTATTTGTATTCCTCGGTGTTGATCGAGTGACCGCCCCAGCACACGACGATTTTCGGCTCGACGCCGGGACGCAGGGTGCGCGCGTTGCGCAGCAGGTGGAACACGTAGTCGCTGATGCCCTGGGAGGTGCTCAGGTCGATGCGCTGGCTGTCCAGTTCGTTCTCGGTGTAGACGATGTCGCGCAGGGCGCTGAACAGCATTTCCCGGGTGCTGGCGATCATTTCGCCGTCGACGAAGGCGTCGGCCGGGGCGTTCAGCAGTTCCAGGCGCACGCCCCGGTCCTGCTGGTGAATGCGGATCTCGAAGTCCTTGTAGGCTTCCAGGATGGTCTTGGCGTTATCGACATGGGCGCCGGTATTGAGGATGGCCAGGGCGCACTGGCGGAAGAGGGTATAGATACTGCCGGAACCGGCTTCGCTCAGTTGCTGGACTTCGCGCTGGGACAAGGTCTCCAGGCTGCCCTTGGGGCTTACCGAGGCATTGATTACATGTCTTTGAGTCATTCAGCTTTCCTTGAAAACGATGCCATGCACACAACGACGGCATCTTGTAAAAAACGTCCACGCAAGAAGATCGCACGATCCTTGCGCTATCGCCATGGACTTCGATCCGGATCCTTCGGGTCCGTTGCACTGCAAAATGAGCCCCAGCATAGCTAAATCGACCGGGCAGGCGATAATGCGGGACTCTTTTGATGCCGTACAAGGAAATTGCGCCGCGATGTTCGAGATCAAACCGTGGGATGCGGGGCTTTACCGAAAGCAGACCCGCCGCAGCACCCTCATCGTCGCCGTGACGTTCCTGGCGCTGGCGATGTTGCTGTCCAGCCTGGCCGTGATGCTGTTAGGTACCCCCGGGGGGGATAATTTTCGCTTCAATCTCGCAGGGGTGATTGCCGCCGTGCTGGCGATGGCGGCGCTGATGCGCCTGTATTTCTGGTCGCAGCCGTGGATGGCCGCCGCGGTGTATGGCTGGCAGCTCAAGCGCAGCCTGATGAGCGTCACCAACGTGATGCACCAGGTGACGGCCGGTGTGCAGGCCCGGGACCCGGCGGCCATGAAACTGCTGCGGTTCTATCACCTGGGGCTGACCCAGATGCATCGGCTGGACGCCAACTCCAGCGCCCAGGACTCACTGACCCGGGAGGCCGACGAGCATCTGGCGCAGATGCAGGCGCTGGGCCTGGACACCGAACAGTCACGCCTGGACCCGGCCTGGATCGAGGCGGTGAAACGCAGCTACAGCGAGCGCTGATTGACCCGCTGCGACAGCGCCTGTGCCGACTCCTTGCGTTCGGAGTAACGGTCCACCAGGTCCGGGCGATCACGCAGCAGCACGGTGAATCTCACCAGTTCCTCCATCACGTCCACCACCCGGTCATACAGGGCCGAGGGCTTCATGCGGTCCTGTTCGTCGAACTCCAGGAATGCCTTGGGCACCGATGACTGGTTGGGGATGGTGAACATGCGCATCCAGCGTCCCAGCACTCGTAGCTGGTTGACCGTATTGAACGACTGCGAGCCACCGGACACTTGCATTACCGCCAGCGTCTTGCCCTGGGTCGGACGCACGGCGCCCATGGCCAGGGGCACCCAGTCGATCTGCGCCTTGAACACCGCCGACATCGAACCATGCCGCTCCGGGGAGCACCACACCTGGCCTTCGGACCAGGTCATCAGCTCCAGCAGTTCCTGAACCTTGGGATGGCTGGTGGGAGCGTCATCGGGCAACGGCAGCCCCGAGGGATTGAAAATGCGTGTTTCGGCGCCGAAATGCTCCAGCAGGCGTGCCGCTTCCTGCACCAGCAGACGGCTGAACGAGCGGGGACGGGTGGAGCCGTAGAGCAGGAGGATACGAGGCTTGTGAGGGCCATCGCTGGCGCCGGGGATAGGACGGGACAGCGCGGTATCGAGGTTGGGCAGGTGGTCGGTCATGGGAACTCCGGATCAGAAAGGTACCGATGCGAGCCTTC
This genomic interval carries:
- a CDS encoding MATE family efflux transporter is translated as MPAQPLWKTYLLFLTPMVLSNFLQSMSGTFNSIYIGQMLGTQALAAVSGMFPVLFFFIALVIGLGAGAGVLIGQAYGAQETGKVKAIAGATLLLGAIIGLVAAVLGSVFARDALHGLGTPADVLDDAVSYARVMMWILPILLVFVLFTQLLRGVSDTLSPLLALLVSTGVGLVLTPALIRGWLGLPQMGIQSAAMAGLVGTTAAMAMLAWRLTRRQNVLAPDRALFAAMRLDRAILAKVLRIGLPTGLQMVVISLSELVILALVNRHGSEATAAYGAVTQIVNYVQFPALSIAITASILGAQAIGAGRLERLGPILRTGLIINLWLTGGLVLLGYLLSHWLLGLFITDPTARVQAEHLLHIMLWSLLVFGFQAIVGGIMRAGGTVLLPVTISIFCIVGVQVPAAYLLDAYFGLQGVWMAFPVAYLSMLLLQTLYYKLVWLHQPIERLV
- the arsH gene encoding arsenical resistance protein ArsH yields the protein MTDHLPNLDTALSRPIPGASDGPHKPRILLLYGSTRPRSFSRLLVQEAARLLEHFGAETRIFNPSGLPLPDDAPTSHPKVQELLELMTWSEGQVWCSPERHGSMSAVFKAQIDWVPLAMGAVRPTQGKTLAVMQVSGGSQSFNTVNQLRVLGRWMRMFTIPNQSSVPKAFLEFDEQDRMKPSALYDRVVDVMEELVRFTVLLRDRPDLVDRYSERKESAQALSQRVNQRSL
- the ppnN gene encoding nucleotide 5'-monophosphate nucleosidase PpnN, giving the protein MTQRHVINASVSPKGSLETLSQREVQQLSEAGSGSIYTLFRQCALAILNTGAHVDNAKTILEAYKDFEIRIHQQDRGVRLELLNAPADAFVDGEMIASTREMLFSALRDIVYTENELDSQRIDLSTSQGISDYVFHLLRNARTLRPGVEPKIVVCWGGHSINTEEYKYTKKVGHELGLRSLDICTGCGPGVMKGPMKGATIAHAKQRIHGGRYLGLTEPGIIAAEAPNPIVNELVILPDIEKRLEAFVRVGHGIIIFPGGAGTAEEFLYLLGILMHPANQDLPFPVVLTGPKSAAPYLDQLHAFVGATLGEAAQKHYQIIIDDPAEVARQMTQGLKAVKQFRRERNDAFHFNWLLKIDEGFQRPFDPTHANMASLGLRRDLPAHELAANLRRAFSGIVAGNVKDKGIRLIEEHGPYEIHGDAAIMEPLDRLLKAFVAQHRMKLPGGAQYVPCYRVVT
- a CDS encoding HAD-IA family hydrolase yields the protein MPASLPSRVAYRAFLFDMDGTLLNSIAAAERIWTRWAMRHGVDVTTFLPTIHGVRAVDTIARQHLPGVDAEAEAEQITREEIDDVEGVVQVPGATAFLQSLPPDRWAIVTSAPMALALRRMAAAGIPRPDVMVTAEDVSDGKPNPACYRLAAERLQVTPRECLVFEDAEAGIRAGDAAGADVMVVTATHTHPVVTLHPQIKDYLGLGIEVDEAGLMRLPSIL
- a CDS encoding DUF3087 family protein, which encodes MFEIKPWDAGLYRKQTRRSTLIVAVTFLALAMLLSSLAVMLLGTPGGDNFRFNLAGVIAAVLAMAALMRLYFWSQPWMAAAVYGWQLKRSLMSVTNVMHQVTAGVQARDPAAMKLLRFYHLGLTQMHRLDANSSAQDSLTREADEHLAQMQALGLDTEQSRLDPAWIEAVKRSYSER